The Ictalurus punctatus breed USDA103 chromosome 9, Coco_2.0, whole genome shotgun sequence genome contains a region encoding:
- the LOC108261781 gene encoding uridylate-specific endoribonuclease produces MEFGFVIFLLSSALFGHSSGFTTPDATPYWDITAGHYSCRYNCGYNLGWCSCSSSCQYYGNCCHDYYNYCFTPTTTPTTTPEPTTAESFLTEDYISCRDRCGFNGALCSCTSSCQSYGNCCNDYYDYCFPTTTGTGPL; encoded by the exons ATGGAGTTTGGATTCGTGATATTTTTGCTTAGCTCTGCTCTTTTCGGGCACAGCTCTGGATTCACAACAC cTGATGCCACACCGTACTGGGACATAACAGCAG GTCATTATTCCTGCCGGTATAACTGCGGCTACAATTTGGGTTGGTGTTCCTGCTCCAGCTCCTGTCAGTACTACGGAAACTGCTGTCACGATTATTACA ATTATTGTTTCACCCccacaacaacaccaacaacaacaccag AACCCACGACGGCCGAAAGCTTTCTGACAGAAG attATATTAGCTGCAGGGATCGTTGTGGTTTTAATGGTGCGCTCTGTTCCTGCACCAGCTCCTGTCAGTCCTATGGAAACTGCTGCAATGATTATTACG ATTATTGTTTTCCCACAACAACAGGTACAGGTCCTCTGTAA
- the LOC128633619 gene encoding deleted in malignant brain tumors 1 protein, with the protein MEFGFVIFLLSSALFGHSSGFTTPDTTPYWDITAGHYSCRYNCGYNLGWCSCSSSCQYYGNCCHDYYNYCFTPTTTPTTTPEPTTTESFLTEDYISCRDRCGFNGALCSCTSSCRYYGNCCNDYYGGAPCGGTLTQSRGEFFSPNYPNNYPNNAHCTWSLLAGELQVVSLNFPFVDLESGCDFIRVYDGPTAQHSLLGSVTGNQRATFNSSSRYMTVVFSTDGSVTRQGFRAEWAFKSAPMCKDRCGSSYSSCSCESSCERYGRCCHDYYDYCYYVTPTPVPACGGSLQGSGSISSPYYPSYYHDNAYCVWQLSAPAGQTVFLSFQDLDLDRCCYCDYVSVYDGPSTASRLIGKLCQNSTSHLDFQSSSSYMTVMFRSDYSGVGRGFKAYFSSSLTQNTGRVDCSSDSMNIAIRKSYLDSLGFSWYDLYLDDHRCRASTDNYYVTFNFPLHSCSTRRKTENGRISYTNNVRAAQSTSGEITRHDTEFLLVVRCVMERDSSVGILYEAKEITNATISGTGRFNTTMAFYPSSNFYYPITDSPYRVNLNQQLYVQVQLTQAEPSLHLFMDSCVASPNHDYSSRTYDLIRNGCQRDNTVNIYRNGNRYFAQFSFSAFKFLRTHNQVFLKCDVVICPDNDYNSRCRQGCRYRRKRSTSSDHHTEVLTLGPITLKGPEEAEAKTEEKE; encoded by the exons ATGGAGTTTGGATTCGTGATATTTTTGCTCAGCTCTGCTCTTTTCGGGCACAGCTCTGGATTCACAACAC cTGATACCACACCGTACTGGGACATAACAGCAG GTCATTATTCCTGCCGGTATAACTGCGGCTACAATTTGGGTTGGTGTTCCTGCTCCAGCTCCTGTCAGTACTACGGAAACTGCTGTCACGATTATTACA ATTATTGTTTCACCCccacaacaacaccaacaacaacaccag AACCCACGACGACCGAAAGCTTTCTGACAGAAG attatATTAGCTGCAGGGATCGTTGTGGTTTTAATGGTGCGCTCTGTTCCTGCACCAGCTCCTgtcgttactatggaaactgCTGCAATGATTATTACG GTGGAGCTCCATGTGGTGGAACTCTGACTCAGTCACGAGGGGAATTTTTCAGCCCCAATTATCCCAATAATTATCCCAATAATGCACACTGCACATGGAGCCTGCtggctggagaactgcaggtggTTTCGTTAAACTTCCCGTTCGTCGA tttggAGTCAGGCTGTGACTTTATCCGGGTGTACGACGGTCCGACTGCTCAGCATTCACTTTTGGGTTCTGTGACTGGAAATCAGAGAGCTACCTTCAACTCCAGCAGCAGATACATGACCGTCGTTTTCTCCACTGACGGCAGCGTGACTCGACAAGGTTTTCGGGCTGAATGGGCTTTCAAAT ctgcTCCAATGTGTAAGGACCGATGTGGCAGCAGCTACAGCAGTTGCTCCTGTGAGAGTTCATGTGAACGATATGGAAGATGCTGTCACGATTATTATG aTTATTGTTACTATGTGACGCCAACTCCTGTACCAG CCTGTGGGGGGAGTCTTCAGGGCTCAGGCTCCATCTCCAGCCCTTACTACCCCAGTTATTACCATGACAACGCGTATTGTGTGTGGCAGCTCTCGGCTCCGGCAGGACAGACCGTCTTCCTCTCGTTCCAGGACTTAGA tctggaCCGCTGCTGCTACTGTgattatgtgagtgtgtatgatggTCCATCCACCGCGTCCCGCTTGATAGGAAAGCTCTGTCAGAATAGCACAAGCCACCTGGACTTCCAGTCGTCCTCGTCCTACATGACCGTGATGTTCAGGAGTGACTACTCTGGGGTTGGGCGTGGCTTTAAAGCCTACTTCAGTTCCTCCCTCACCCAAAACACAG GCCGTGTGGATTGCTCCTCTGACTCGATGAACATTGCCATCCGTAAATCCTACCTGGACTCACTGGGCTTCAGCTGGTATGACCTTTATCTGGATGACCATCGCTGCAGAGCTTCAACTGACAACTACTATGTCACCTTCAACTTCCCTCTCCATAGCTGCAGCACCAGGAGAAAG ACCGAGAATGGACGAATTAGCTACACCAATAATGTGCGAGCAGCTCAGTCAACGTCGGGTGAGATCACCCGACATGATACAGAGTTCCTGTTGGTTGTGAGATGTGTGATGGAGCGTGATTCTTCAGTCGGGATTCTTTATGAAGCCAAAGAGATTACAAATGCAACTATCAGTGGAACGGGTCGGTTCAACACCACCATGGCCTTTTACCCATCCAGCAACTTTTACTACCCCATCACCGATTCCCCGTACCGAGTGAACCTCAATCAGCAACTGTACGTGCAGGTGCAGCTAACCCAAGCCGAACCAAGCCTCCACCTGTTCATGGATTCCTGTGTGGCCTCGCCAAACCACGACTACAGCAGCCGCACCTATGACCTTATACGCAATgg CTGTCAGAGAGACAACACGGTAAACATATACAGAAATGGAAATCGTTACTTCGCTCAGTTCAGCTTCAGCGCATTCAAGTTCCTGCGCACACACAACCAGGTGTTCCTCAAGTGTGATGTCGTTATCTGCCCTGACAACGACTACAACTCACGATGTCGCCAAGGATGCCGTTATCGCAGGAAACGAAGCACTAGCTCTGATCACCACACTGAGGTCCTCACCCTTGGGCCAATCACACTCAAAG gtcCAGAGGAGGCTGAGGCCAAGACTGAGGAAAAGGAGTGA